The following proteins come from a genomic window of bacterium:
- a CDS encoding septal ring lytic transglycosylase RlpA family protein: protein MKRVNLPRLLATTLITFAFWGCSIAPPTGGYRVLGKDYFPIASANGYTEEGYASWYGDKFHGKKTSSGEVYDMYGRTCAHKTLPLGTTVKVTRLDNGRTITARVNDRGPFVEERIVDVTFTLARDLGMLGTGSVMVRLEAIDEEGAPLSGPKVDFVAWQVGSFRDEKNAVALAEGLRGDFGRAEVYPVVLRGERFHRVYVGRYTNTGEADEAYEKLRDLDFKPIPAQMDFARQD, encoded by the coding sequence ATGAAAAGGGTGAATCTTCCGCGTCTTCTCGCCACAACTCTCATTACCTTCGCTTTTTGGGGGTGCTCTATCGCCCCGCCCACGGGAGGCTACCGCGTCCTCGGGAAGGATTACTTTCCGATAGCCTCCGCCAACGGCTACACCGAAGAGGGGTACGCCTCCTGGTACGGTGACAAGTTTCACGGGAAGAAGACCTCCAGCGGCGAGGTTTACGACATGTACGGCCGGACCTGCGCTCACAAGACCCTCCCCCTCGGGACGACCGTAAAGGTGACGCGGCTGGACAACGGCCGGACGATAACCGCCAGGGTCAACGACCGCGGCCCCTTTGTCGAGGAGCGGATAGTGGACGTGACCTTCACTCTCGCCAGGGATCTTGGAATGCTCGGCACAGGGTCGGTAATGGTGAGGCTTGAAGCCATCGACGAGGAGGGCGCGCCGCTCTCGGGGCCGAAGGTCGATTTCGTCGCCTGGCAGGTGGGCTCCTTTCGGGACGAGAAGAACGCCGTCGCGCTGGCCGAGGGGCTCCGGGGAGATTTCGGCAGGGCCGAGGTCTATCCGGTGGTTCTTCGGGGAGAAAGATTCCACCGGGTCTACGTAGGAAGATATACGAATACCGGCGAAGCCGACGAAGCCTACGAAAAACTCCGCGACCTGGATTTCAAGCCCATTCCCGCGCAGATGGATTTCGCGCGTCAAGACTAG